AGACAGGTCGTCGTGGAGGGAACGTTCCTTCCACGCGACGGCCGCGAAGGCAGGGGGACGGGCGGATGTACACGTTGGCGGAGATGCGCGCTTTCAGGCTGCGTGACGCGGCGGAGTTGCTGGCACAGCGGGGGTTCGACAACGTCCGGGCCGCGGAACTGGCCCGGGCCACGCGGCTCTCGGTGGGCTCGCTGTATCGTTACTACGGCAGCAAGCAGGGCATCGCGAGGGCGATACGGACCCTCACCGAGCGCGAGCTGTCCTACACGGGTTTCGTCGCCTACCAGATGGCGGATGGCGACCCGCTGCGGCAGGGCTTTCGCGACGTCTTCATCGCCTTCTGGCGCGAGTTCGCGACCTGGGCGCTGTTGCAGCCCCACCTCGTGGGCTTCACCTTCCTTCACAACCATCCGGACACGGACCCACCGGGCGAGCATGACGGACGGACGCGCGCGCAGGTGCTGGAGGTCCTCGAGCATGGCGAGCGCGAGAAGGTGTTTCCCAAGGGCCGCACCTGGCTCCATGAGTGCATGGTGTGGGGCATGCTGTCGGAGCTCGTGCGCCGGGCGGGCCGGGGCGAGGTGGTGAGTGAAGAAGACGTCGAGACTGCCGCGGAGGTCCTCTGGAAGGCGCTCTCTTCAGATGAGCCCTCCAAGCCTCGAGGGGGTGGCCATCCGCCTCCGGGAGGTGACCCCGCGCATCCAGCGCTCACGGCGGACACGTCAGCTCGGACAAGCGGGGCGATGGTCCCCACCGCATCCGCTGAACCGCCTCCCGCTGCGACGCGCCTTCGCGCGGCGGCAGGTGACACACCGCTCTCGCATGCACTTGGCCCCCGGCCGGTCCAGACTGCGCGAAACCCTGGTCCAGCGGCGCCCACGCCCCTCATCCCTGCGCGGAGGAGCGCGGCTTCCATTCATGCCACATGGCGGCACCATGGCCACCGATGCCCTGCATCAATCGGTGACGACGATGCGGTAGCTGCTGCGCTTGTTCTCGGGCCCCGCCCACACGAGCAGCGCTGTCTCACCGGCCTGCTGACCGATGATGCGCAGCACCCCTTTGCCAAGCGCCTTGATGTCCGCAATCTCCGGTTCGTCAATCGCGATGCGGACCATCCCCGGAATTTGAAGGTCGCGATGGCTGCCCTTCTTCACGACCACCGTTTCCTCGGTGGTGGCCGAGGCTCCAGAAGACGG
This genomic window from Myxococcus virescens contains:
- a CDS encoding pilus assembly protein N-terminal domain-containing protein, which translates into the protein MHHRIGLALVALALVGAPALAEESKPAPSSGASATTEETVVVKKGSHRDLQIPGMVRIAIDEPEIADIKALGKGVLRIIGQQAGETALLVWAGPENKRSSYRIVVTD